The Thermosipho melanesiensis BI429 sequence TCTTTTTACCTATTATGTTTTCTTCTTTTTCAGTTAATACTGCATTAAGGAGTATAGGTGATTCTAAAACACCTATGTTGTTAATGATACTTTCAAGCGTTGTGAATATTATTTTAGATCCAATTTTGATGTTTGATAAATTACCTATAGTTAATATTCGTGGTTTTAATATGGGAGTTAAAGGAGCAGCATTAGCTACTATTATTGCGCAATCTTTGGCATTTTTAATTGGTTTTTATGTACTTTTTAGTGGGAGAGAAAACATAAAGCCTTCTTTTAAAAGATTGTTTAGGTTAATTTTTGAGTTAGACAAAAAACTTATTTTAATAGGTCTTCCAAATGGCTTTGAAGTTTTCATGAGACAATTATCAGCTGTAGTAACTCTTTATTTTGTTGCAATATATGGTGAAGCTAATATTACAGCTTATACAATAGGTGGCAGGATTTTTGGATTTGTTTTTATGCCTTTATGGGGTTTTTTAATGGGAGGATCTGCTATTATAGGTCAAAATTTAGGTGCAGAAAAAATTTCTAGAGCGGAAAAAATTGCAAAGATTTCAGGTTGGTTTTCAGTAGTATTTACTGCGATATTTTTAATTTTTATTTTAATATATGCTCCAAGTTTAATTTCAATTTTTTCCAAAGAAGAAAATATTATAGAAAGTGGAGCTTTGTTTTTGAGGTATAGTACTTTGGGATTATTGTTTTTGGCATACGCAATTGGATTAAGTATAGTTTTTCCAGGTTCTGGATACAATTTACCTTATCTTTTTATGAGTCTTGGTTCTAGGTGGTTTGTTCAGATTCCTTTAATGTATATTTTTGCAATAGTTTTTAGATTACCAGTAATTTGGCTTTGGTTATCATTTGCTTTTGGAGATATATCGGAATTTATAATAGCTATCTATTTTTACAAAAAAGGTGGTTGGAAATATAAAAGAGTTTAGGACTTTAATCGTAAATTTTTCATATAAGGAGGTGGAAAGATGATAACAAATAAAGATAAAGTAGTTAAACTTTCAATAATGGTTGAAGTGGCTCATCCAGTAGTTAGAATACCAGTTCTTGATGGGGAGGGTAATGCACATTATTTTCCAGGTGTTGGTGGAATAACTTATAATTTCGGATTGGGCGATAATGCATTTAAAATGCATGGAGATCATATTGAACCAGATGTTTCTACTAAAAATAGTGATGCTAAGCTTAATGATACTTGTATGACTTTGGCATGTATTGGAAATGAAGCGGAAGTTGTTTCTGGAGATGCAAAAGGCATGAAAGGTTTTGTTATTGGAAAACATGGAGGTG is a genomic window containing:
- a CDS encoding MATE family efflux transporter; this translates as MPARDLTRGSIIKQIFLMGLPTAIGFSFQMFYDIIDIFWIGKISSQAIAGVGIFTTIFWVVEALNEIIGVSSISLISQSFGKKDFEKTNMAIEQTITFKFLVALIGSLILIVFLKPLMSLFAGTQIVFYGLEYGYLRIFFLPIMFSSFSVNTALRSIGDSKTPMLLMILSSVVNIILDPILMFDKLPIVNIRGFNMGVKGAALATIIAQSLAFLIGFYVLFSGRENIKPSFKRLFRLIFELDKKLILIGLPNGFEVFMRQLSAVVTLYFVAIYGEANITAYTIGGRIFGFVFMPLWGFLMGGSAIIGQNLGAEKISRAEKIAKISGWFSVVFTAIFLIFILIYAPSLISIFSKEENIIESGALFLRYSTLGLLFLAYAIGLSIVFPGSGYNLPYLFMSLGSRWFVQIPLMYIFAIVFRLPVIWLWLSFAFGDISEFIIAIYFYKKGGWKYKRV